The sequence below is a genomic window from Chloroflexota bacterium.
CACGATGAACCAGACGATGTACAAGTAGGGGAGGAGGCGGGAATGAGAAAAGCCCTCGAGGGAGTCCGCGTCGTGGACATGACCCACGTCCAGGCCGGGCCGGTGTGCACGCAGCTGCTGGCCTGGATGGGCGCGGACGTGATCAAGATCGAGCGGCCGGGCGGCGGGGACGTCACCCGGAGTCAGCTGCGCGACCTGCCGGACGTCGACAGCCTCTACTTCACGATGCTGAACGGCAACAAGCGCAGCCTGACGCTGAACATGAAGGCAGACGAGGGCAAGGAG
It includes:
- a CDS encoding CoA transferase — encoded protein: MRKALEGVRVVDMTHVQAGPVCTQLLAWMGADVIKIERPGGGDVTRSQLRDLPDVDSLYFTMLNGNKRSLTLNMKADEGKEVFSQLLERSDIVVENFGPGVMDRMGYTWERIQEINPQIIYAS